One window of the Methylocystis parvus OBBP genome contains the following:
- the fabZ gene encoding 3-hydroxyacyl-ACP dehydratase FabZ — protein MSETEAGATLESADILEIMRSLPHRYPFLLVDRITNIRGDESCVGVKNVTINEPQFMGHFPERPVMPGVLLVEAMAQTAGVIVMRAQGQAERPKLVYFMTIDAAKFRKPVTPGDRVEFHMTKTAQKRNIWWYQGKAMVDGALVCEAQISAMMGV, from the coding sequence ATGTCCGAAACGGAAGCTGGCGCGACGCTGGAAAGCGCCGACATCCTCGAAATCATGCGCAGCCTGCCGCATCGCTATCCGTTCTTGCTCGTCGATCGCATCACGAACATCCGCGGCGATGAATCTTGCGTCGGCGTCAAAAACGTCACGATCAACGAGCCGCAGTTCATGGGCCATTTCCCCGAGCGGCCGGTGATGCCGGGCGTGCTGCTCGTCGAGGCCATGGCGCAGACCGCAGGCGTCATCGTGATGCGCGCGCAGGGGCAGGCCGAGCGTCCCAAGCTCGTCTATTTCATGACCATCGACGCCGCGAAATTCCGCAAGCCCGTGACCCCGGGCGATCGCGTCGAGTTCCACATGACGAAGACCGCGCAGAAGCGCAACATATGGTGGTATCAGGGCAAGGCGATGGTGGACGGCGCGCTCGTCTGCGAAGCGCAGATCAGCGCGATGATGGGCGTCTGA
- the lpxA gene encoding acyl-ACP--UDP-N-acetylglucosamine O-acyltransferase, protein MSTTVHPTAIVETGARLHEGVVIGPFCHIGPAVEIAAGAILQSHVTIAGQTRIGDRTRIFPFASIGAPSQDLKAALAEGSVTIGGDCVIREGVTVNSGVGAGTRVGSGCAFLAYSHVAHDCRLGDGVVLANQALLGGHVEIGDYASIGGAAAIHQNVRIGAHAFIGGLAGVEGDVIPFGLAGGNRAHLFGINVVGLQRRGFAPERISRLREAYRRLFAGSGTRALSERIDEVAAVFANDADVAEILDFLRVGTRRPRCAPRKRGARA, encoded by the coding sequence ATGTCGACCACGGTTCATCCGACGGCGATCGTGGAAACCGGCGCACGGCTGCATGAGGGGGTCGTCATCGGTCCGTTCTGCCATATCGGCCCGGCCGTCGAAATTGCGGCCGGCGCCATCCTGCAATCGCATGTGACGATCGCCGGCCAAACGCGTATCGGCGATCGCACGCGAATCTTTCCTTTCGCTTCGATCGGCGCGCCCTCGCAGGATCTCAAAGCCGCGCTCGCCGAAGGCTCCGTCACGATCGGAGGGGATTGCGTCATTCGCGAAGGCGTCACGGTCAATTCGGGCGTCGGCGCCGGCACGCGCGTCGGATCAGGATGCGCCTTTCTCGCTTATTCGCATGTCGCGCATGATTGTCGCCTCGGCGACGGCGTCGTGCTCGCCAATCAGGCGTTGCTTGGCGGACATGTCGAGATTGGCGATTACGCGTCGATCGGCGGCGCGGCCGCCATTCATCAGAATGTGCGCATTGGCGCTCACGCTTTTATCGGCGGTCTTGCCGGCGTCGAAGGAGACGTCATTCCCTTTGGCCTCGCCGGCGGGAATCGAGCCCATCTTTTCGGGATCAATGTGGTTGGTCTGCAACGGCGCGGATTCGCGCCCGAGCGAATATCACGGCTGCGCGAAGCCTATCGCCGTCTCTTCGCCGGTTCCGGAACGCGCGCTTTGAGCGAACGCATTGATGAAGTCGCGGCCGTTTTTGCAAACGACGCGGATGTTGCGGAAATCCTCGATTTCCTTCGGGTCGGGACGCGGCGTCCACGCTGCGCGCCCCGCAAGCGCGGCGCGCGCGCGTGA
- the lpxB gene encoding lipid-A-disaccharide synthase encodes MNGPHIFLVVGETSGDALGAALMRALRDARNGVTFSGVGGAAMTQEGLASLFPMTDIAVMGLAPVIARLPTILARIEQTAAAALAAKPDCLVIVDAPDFTHRVARKLRAIRPELPIVDYVSPTVWAWRPGRARKMRAYIDCVLALLPFEPDAHLRLGGPRCVYVGHPLVERLDELTGEAHTEGAPLLLILPGSRRAEIERMTPLYGETLRLILADHPELDVAVPVAPHMEATLRRALQDWPVAPRLLTQAEKFPAFRRARAALVTSGVATLELALADTPMAVAYKVSRIEAMLRFLIDVHSIVLPNLVIGENAAPEFIQEQATPRALADALAPLLTDGRAREAQRDAFRRVRERLLEAGGDPSARAAQIVLEYAENRRR; translated from the coding sequence GTGAACGGCCCGCATATTTTTCTGGTCGTGGGGGAGACCTCCGGCGACGCTTTGGGCGCCGCGCTCATGCGCGCATTGCGCGACGCGCGAAACGGCGTGACGTTTTCCGGCGTCGGCGGCGCGGCGATGACGCAGGAAGGCCTCGCCTCGCTTTTTCCGATGACGGACATCGCCGTCATGGGGCTCGCGCCCGTCATTGCGCGGCTGCCGACCATTCTGGCCCGCATCGAGCAAACAGCCGCCGCCGCGCTCGCGGCGAAGCCGGACTGTCTCGTGATCGTCGACGCGCCGGATTTCACCCATCGCGTCGCGCGCAAGCTGCGCGCCATTCGTCCCGAACTGCCGATCGTGGATTATGTCAGCCCGACCGTGTGGGCGTGGCGGCCCGGCCGCGCGCGGAAGATGCGCGCTTATATCGACTGCGTGCTGGCTTTGCTTCCATTCGAGCCGGACGCGCATCTTCGACTCGGCGGGCCGCGCTGCGTCTATGTCGGCCATCCGCTCGTCGAGCGTCTGGATGAGCTGACAGGCGAGGCGCATACGGAAGGCGCGCCGCTCCTTCTCATTCTTCCGGGGTCTCGCCGCGCCGAGATCGAGCGCATGACGCCGCTTTATGGCGAGACGTTGAGGTTGATCCTCGCTGATCATCCCGAACTCGACGTCGCCGTCCCCGTTGCGCCGCATATGGAGGCGACGCTGCGCCGGGCGCTGCAGGACTGGCCCGTCGCGCCGCGCCTGCTGACGCAGGCGGAGAAATTTCCCGCGTTCCGGCGCGCGCGCGCCGCTTTGGTCACGTCGGGCGTCGCGACGCTCGAACTCGCGCTCGCCGATACGCCCATGGCCGTGGCCTACAAGGTCTCCCGCATCGAAGCGATGCTCCGTTTCCTGATCGACGTGCATTCGATCGTTCTGCCGAATCTCGTGATCGGAGAGAACGCCGCGCCCGAATTCATACAGGAGCAGGCGACCCCTCGCGCGCTCGCGGACGCGCTTGCGCCGCTCCTGACGGACGGCCGCGCGCGCGAGGCGCAGCGCGACGCCTTTCGCCGCGTGCGCGAGCGGCTCCTGGAGGCAGGCGGCGATCCGAGCGCAAGGGCGGCTCAGATCGTTTTGGAATATGCGGAAAACCGGCGCCGCTAG
- a CDS encoding amino acid permease, with translation MSDAARKIYLTRKSIVAIIAAHDAERDGDGLKRALGWASLMALGIGGIIGAGIFVLTGTAAANYAGPGVMISFVLSGLACAFVALCYAELAALIPVSGSAYTYTYVTLGEIFAWIIGWNLVLEYAAGAATVAVGWAGYFNRVMQGLGIHVPPELASAYLASPDGFFNVPAAGVVLLLTMLLIRGTSESTLFNNVIVALKVTVVLMVIAFGAAHVNMANWTPLIPDNTGEFGVYGWSGVARGASVVFFAYVGFDSVSTAAQEAHTPQRDVPIGIVGSLIICTVLYVAVAAVATGVVNYKELGVPDPMALVSDRTGVSWLAWVVKLGALAGLTTAILALLYGQTRVFFTMANDGLLPQIFARLHERYRTPAVSQLLVGVVVALAAGLLPIDILGEMVSIGTLAAFALVCIAVIHLRRSHPELHRPFRAPGIPVMPILGILSCVALMVALPLDTWLRLFIWTGIGLAIYLFYGVNHARRQ, from the coding sequence TTGTCCGACGCTGCAAGGAAAATCTATCTCACGCGCAAATCCATTGTCGCGATCATCGCGGCCCATGACGCCGAGAGAGACGGCGACGGATTGAAGCGCGCGCTCGGTTGGGCGTCTTTGATGGCGCTGGGCATTGGCGGGATCATCGGGGCCGGCATTTTCGTGCTCACGGGAACCGCGGCGGCGAATTACGCCGGGCCCGGCGTGATGATCTCTTTCGTGCTGTCGGGACTCGCCTGCGCTTTCGTCGCGCTCTGTTATGCGGAGCTTGCGGCGCTCATTCCCGTCTCCGGCAGCGCCTACACTTATACATATGTGACGCTCGGCGAAATTTTCGCCTGGATCATCGGCTGGAATCTGGTGCTCGAATATGCGGCCGGCGCGGCGACCGTAGCGGTCGGTTGGGCGGGCTATTTCAATCGGGTCATGCAAGGATTGGGGATTCATGTCCCGCCCGAATTGGCCAGCGCGTATCTGGCGTCGCCCGACGGCTTCTTCAACGTGCCCGCGGCGGGCGTCGTTCTTCTGCTGACGATGTTGCTGATCCGCGGGACGAGCGAGTCGACGCTGTTCAACAATGTGATCGTCGCCTTGAAGGTCACGGTGGTGCTCATGGTGATCGCCTTCGGCGCCGCGCATGTGAATATGGCGAATTGGACGCCTCTGATCCCCGACAATACGGGCGAATTCGGCGTTTATGGCTGGAGCGGCGTAGCGCGCGGCGCTTCGGTCGTCTTCTTCGCTTATGTCGGCTTCGACTCCGTCTCCACGGCGGCGCAGGAAGCGCATACGCCGCAGCGCGACGTTCCGATCGGCATTGTCGGCTCGCTCATCATCTGCACGGTCCTCTACGTCGCCGTCGCGGCCGTCGCGACCGGCGTCGTCAATTACAAGGAGCTCGGCGTGCCGGATCCGATGGCGCTCGTCTCCGACCGCACGGGCGTGTCCTGGCTCGCCTGGGTCGTGAAGCTCGGCGCGCTCGCCGGACTGACGACGGCCATTCTGGCGCTGCTCTACGGCCAGACGCGGGTATTCTTCACCATGGCGAATGACGGCCTGTTGCCGCAGATATTCGCCCGGCTGCACGAGCGCTATCGCACGCCGGCCGTGAGTCAGTTGCTGGTTGGCGTCGTCGTCGCTCTGGCGGCCGGCCTGCTGCCGATCGACATTCTCGGCGAGATGGTCAGCATCGGCACGCTCGCGGCGTTCGCGCTCGTCTGCATCGCCGTCATCCATCTGCGCCGGTCGCATCCCGAGCTGCATCGTCCTTTCCGCGCGCCGGGCATTCCGGTGATGCCCATCCTCGGCATTCTCTCTTGCGTCGCGCTGATGGTCGCGCTTCCTCTCGACACTTGGCTGCGATTGTTCATTTGGACGGGCATTGGCCTCGCCATCTACCTGTTCTACGGCGTCAATCACGCGAGGCGGCAATAG
- a CDS encoding AmpG family muropeptide MFS transporter: MHDIAAHSDKTSFLTHLKDDPRRIGSAIVLGFSTGLPFLLVYSTQSAWLYEANVPIETIGLLSEMTLAYKFKWVWAPFLDEYDAPIFSKLLGRRRGWIVVSQIATVIALIGVAFGDPANWLAWTVLFSFALGVAGATQDITVDGWRITVVPRERLAFLTSVAEMGYRVGTLAAGAGALYVAHFYGWRAAYLCMAGIMLFGLAAALVAPEPPSDLEPHRERPDFLFTVTEPIKELWRRLGPMALAILILIAGFRMPGYVSGAMAMPLFKSLHFSEADIATVTKVFGFWISLGGTLLAGLVVRQFGMMKSLLIGTVAGSASHLSLAWLAAHGHDFTDFALAVGVDGFAYAFAQVVLIIYMSSLVSTEFATSQYALLTSLCALPGSVLAGASGFIIRETGFPAFFIGTSLMGIPVAILAWWVWREEERRGEDTLAETSPERAAETD; this comes from the coding sequence TTGCACGATATCGCCGCGCATTCCGACAAGACCTCTTTCCTTACGCATTTGAAGGACGATCCGCGCCGCATCGGCTCCGCCATCGTGCTGGGCTTTTCGACGGGCCTGCCTTTCCTCCTCGTCTACAGCACGCAATCGGCGTGGCTCTACGAGGCCAATGTGCCGATCGAGACCATCGGCCTGCTGAGCGAAATGACGCTCGCTTACAAGTTCAAATGGGTCTGGGCCCCCTTCCTCGACGAATATGACGCGCCGATCTTCTCGAAACTGCTCGGCCGCCGGCGCGGCTGGATCGTCGTTTCCCAGATCGCAACCGTCATCGCGCTGATCGGCGTCGCCTTTGGCGATCCGGCGAACTGGCTCGCCTGGACGGTGCTGTTCTCCTTCGCGCTCGGCGTCGCCGGCGCGACGCAGGACATCACGGTGGACGGGTGGCGCATCACCGTCGTCCCGAGGGAGAGGCTCGCCTTTCTCACCTCGGTCGCCGAGATGGGCTATCGCGTCGGTACCCTCGCGGCAGGCGCAGGCGCGCTTTACGTCGCCCATTTCTACGGCTGGCGCGCCGCCTATCTCTGCATGGCCGGCATCATGCTTTTCGGACTCGCCGCCGCTCTCGTCGCGCCCGAGCCGCCCTCGGATCTCGAACCGCATCGCGAGAGGCCGGATTTCCTCTTCACCGTCACCGAACCGATCAAGGAGCTCTGGCGGCGCCTCGGGCCGATGGCGCTCGCCATCCTGATCCTCATCGCGGGGTTCCGCATGCCGGGCTATGTTTCCGGCGCCATGGCCATGCCGCTCTTCAAGAGCCTGCATTTTTCCGAAGCCGACATTGCGACCGTGACCAAAGTCTTCGGCTTTTGGATCTCGCTCGGCGGCACGCTGCTCGCTGGGCTGGTCGTGCGCCAGTTCGGCATGATGAAGAGCCTGCTGATCGGCACGGTCGCTGGCTCCGCCTCGCATCTCTCGCTCGCCTGGCTCGCCGCGCATGGTCACGATTTCACGGACTTCGCCCTCGCCGTCGGCGTCGACGGCTTCGCTTACGCCTTTGCGCAGGTCGTGCTGATCATTTACATGTCGTCGCTCGTCTCAACGGAATTCGCGACGAGCCAATATGCGTTGCTCACCTCGCTCTGCGCCCTGCCCGGCAGCGTTCTCGCCGGCGCATCGGGCTTCATCATCAGGGAAACCGGCTTTCCCGCCTTCTTCATCGGCACGTCGCTGATGGGAATTCCTGTTGCGATCCTCGCCTGGTGGGTCTGGCGCGAAGAGGAGCGGCGCGGCGAAGACACGCTCGCGGAGACGAGCCCCGAACGCGCCGCCGAGACGGATTGA
- a CDS encoding VOC family protein: MTRPRVAPYLTVSPAAAAIAFYTGAFDAKQRAIMPSVDGLRIAHCELSINGGSVMLADFFPEFGQTRVPMPGDNATVSISLEYDSGKDVDDICARAAKLGAKIETQPMNSFWGTRYASLKDPFGHRWILNGPLEK; the protein is encoded by the coding sequence ATGACACGACCGAGGGTTGCGCCTTATCTGACCGTCAGCCCGGCCGCCGCGGCGATCGCCTTCTATACGGGCGCCTTCGACGCCAAGCAGCGCGCAATCATGCCCTCGGTCGACGGCCTGCGCATCGCCCATTGCGAACTCTCGATCAATGGCGGCTCGGTGATGCTCGCGGATTTCTTCCCGGAATTCGGCCAGACCCGCGTGCCCATGCCGGGCGACAATGCGACCGTGTCGATCAGCCTCGAATATGATTCTGGAAAAGACGTCGACGACATCTGCGCGCGCGCGGCGAAGCTCGGCGCCAAGATCGAAACGCAGCCGATGAACTCCTTCTGGGGCACGCGCTACGCCAGTCTCAAGGACCCGTTCGGCCATCGCTGGATCTTGAACGGTCCGCTCGAAAAATAA
- a CDS encoding small ribosomal subunit Rsm22 family protein has translation MSALPAGLAAAIAAQLERRPRNALTESARRLSESYRARKNTSEAIRDETDALAYALTRMPATYAAVAAALERLAQEQPAFAPKSLIDVGCGLGAAAYAAAAVWPKLERIEMVDRSRAFLALAAALAAESGAAPVAGATITPLDITRLPPAGAKADLVVLAYALTELSEADLPPLADALWARAGGALVIVEPGTPRDHERLMRVRAQLIERGATILLPCPHDRPCPLEPPDWCHFSVRLPRSREHKLLKGADAPFEDEKYAYLVAARFGEGAQARILAPARRNKAGVTLKLCETRGMREIFLPKRDKARYEGIWKKDWGDALAAPPEDAG, from the coding sequence TTGAGCGCCCTGCCCGCAGGCCTCGCCGCCGCCATCGCTGCGCAACTGGAGCGCCGCCCCCGCAATGCGCTGACGGAGAGCGCCCGGCGCCTCTCGGAAAGTTATCGCGCCCGCAAAAACACCAGCGAGGCAATCCGGGACGAGACCGACGCGCTCGCCTACGCCCTGACCCGAATGCCGGCGACCTACGCCGCCGTCGCGGCAGCGCTCGAGCGACTGGCGCAAGAGCAGCCGGCTTTCGCGCCGAAGAGCCTCATTGACGTCGGCTGCGGCCTCGGCGCGGCAGCCTATGCGGCGGCCGCCGTCTGGCCGAAGCTGGAACGGATCGAAATGGTCGACCGCAGCCGCGCCTTCCTCGCGCTCGCCGCCGCGCTGGCCGCCGAAAGCGGCGCCGCGCCCGTCGCGGGGGCGACGATCACGCCTCTCGACATCACCCGCCTCCCGCCGGCGGGCGCCAAGGCCGACCTCGTGGTCCTCGCTTATGCGCTGACCGAGCTCTCCGAGGCGGACCTCCCGCCCCTCGCCGACGCCCTCTGGGCGCGCGCCGGCGGCGCGCTCGTCATTGTCGAGCCGGGCACGCCCAGGGATCATGAGCGGCTGATGCGGGTGCGCGCCCAACTCATCGAGAGAGGGGCGACGATTCTCTTGCCCTGCCCGCACGACCGGCCCTGCCCGCTCGAGCCGCCGGACTGGTGCCATTTCTCCGTGCGTCTGCCCCGATCGAGGGAACATAAATTGCTGAAGGGCGCCGATGCGCCATTCGAGGACGAGAAATACGCTTATCTCGTTGCGGCGCGCTTTGGCGAAGGCGCGCAGGCGCGCATCCTCGCTCCGGCGCGCCGCAACAAGGCGGGCGTTACGCTGAAGCTTTGCGAAACGCGCGGAATGCGCGAGATTTTCCTGCCCAAGCGGGACAAGGCTCGCTATGAAGGGATCTGGAAGAAGGACTGGGGCGACGCCCTGGCGGCCCCGCCGGAGGATGCTGGATGA
- the leuC gene encoding 3-isopropylmalate dehydratase large subunit has translation MSNSTGPRTLYDKIWDDHVVDQQDDGACLLYIDRHLIHEVTSPQAFEGLRMSGRKVRAPQKTLAVVDHNVPTTDRSLPIEDPESKAQVEQLAVNAREFGVEYYNEHDKRQGVVHIVGPEQGFTLPGMTIVCGDSHTSTHGAFGALAHGIGTSEVEHVLATQTLIQKKARNMLVQVDGKLADGATAKDIILAIIGEIGTAGGTGYVIEYAGEAIRDLSMEGRMTVCNMSIEGGARAGLIAPDEKTFAYIKDRPKAPKGEAFDMARKYWESLYTDEGAHFDKVIRLDAAKLPPIVTWGTSPEDVATIDGTAPTPDSAKTPQKRAAIERALEYMGLKGGEKITDIEIDRVFIGSCTNGRIEDLRAAARMVEGKKVHARVNAMVVPGSGLVKEQAEAEGLDKIFVAAGFEWREPGCSMCLAMNPDRLAPGERCASTSNRNFEGRQGFKGRTHLVSPAMAAAAAIAGKFVDVRDWK, from the coding sequence ATGTCCAATTCGACCGGGCCGCGCACGCTTTACGACAAGATCTGGGACGACCATGTCGTCGACCAGCAGGATGACGGCGCCTGCCTGCTCTATATCGACCGCCATCTCATCCATGAGGTGACGAGTCCGCAGGCTTTCGAAGGGCTGCGCATGTCCGGCCGCAAGGTCCGCGCGCCGCAAAAGACGCTCGCCGTCGTCGACCACAATGTGCCGACCACCGACCGCTCGCTCCCGATCGAAGATCCGGAGAGCAAGGCGCAGGTCGAACAGCTCGCGGTCAACGCCAGGGAATTCGGCGTCGAATATTACAATGAGCACGACAAGCGTCAGGGCGTCGTGCACATTGTCGGCCCGGAGCAGGGCTTCACGCTGCCGGGCATGACGATCGTCTGCGGCGACAGCCACACCTCGACGCATGGCGCCTTCGGCGCGCTCGCGCATGGCATCGGCACGTCGGAGGTGGAGCATGTCCTCGCCACCCAGACGCTGATCCAGAAGAAGGCCAGGAACATGCTGGTGCAGGTCGACGGCAAGCTCGCCGACGGCGCTACGGCCAAGGACATCATCCTGGCCATCATCGGCGAGATCGGCACGGCCGGCGGCACCGGCTATGTCATCGAATATGCGGGCGAGGCGATCCGCGACCTTTCGATGGAAGGCCGCATGACCGTCTGCAACATGTCGATCGAAGGCGGCGCCCGCGCCGGCCTCATCGCGCCGGATGAAAAGACTTTCGCCTACATCAAGGATCGCCCGAAGGCGCCCAAGGGCGAGGCCTTCGACATGGCGCGCAAATATTGGGAATCCCTTTATACGGACGAGGGCGCCCATTTCGACAAGGTCATCAGGCTCGACGCCGCGAAGCTGCCGCCGATCGTGACCTGGGGCACCTCGCCGGAGGACGTCGCGACGATCGACGGAACGGCGCCGACGCCCGACAGCGCGAAGACGCCGCAAAAGCGCGCCGCGATCGAGCGCGCGCTGGAATATATGGGCCTCAAGGGCGGCGAGAAGATCACGGATATCGAGATCGACCGCGTCTTCATCGGCTCCTGCACCAATGGCCGGATCGAGGATCTTCGCGCCGCCGCCAGGATGGTTGAAGGCAAGAAGGTCCATGCGCGCGTCAACGCCATGGTCGTGCCGGGCTCGGGTCTCGTGAAGGAGCAGGCGGAAGCGGAGGGGCTCGACAAGATCTTCGTCGCCGCCGGTTTCGAGTGGCGCGAGCCGGGTTGCTCCATGTGCCTCGCCATGAACCCCGACCGCCTCGCGCCGGGCGAGCGCTGCGCATCGACGTCGAACCGCAATTTCGAAGGCCGTCAGGGGTTCAAGGGCCGCACGCATCTGGTGTCGCCCGCCATGGCGGCGGCGGCGGCGATTGCGGGCAAATTCGTGGATGTTCGCGACTGGAAGTAA
- a CDS encoding GGDEF domain-containing protein, which yields MSARHFLQPRNKREAVRLVVIYTTIAIVVAVGITWITNWMTGAPTGLSLIRAVVIPLLLAPWMVWTVANFALQLHEMHGELEKLVRVDPLSGALNRRGLAEFAEKAFAENRKTGRFSVIVLDVDRFKSINDNYGHAAGDLVIARVADITRQMLGCDRCAVGRLGGDELVALLVGKNLEETMSLAEKMRDAIENTILIYDDVCVKITTSIGVSAVSARDRNAEAVLKRADQSLYAAKTAGRNRVRAAA from the coding sequence ATGAGCGCGCGACACTTTTTACAACCGCGCAACAAGAGAGAAGCGGTGCGGCTCGTCGTGATCTACACGACGATCGCGATCGTCGTCGCGGTGGGGATTACCTGGATCACCAATTGGATGACGGGCGCCCCTACGGGCTTGTCGCTCATTCGAGCAGTCGTCATCCCTCTCCTCCTCGCCCCCTGGATGGTATGGACGGTCGCCAACTTCGCCCTGCAACTTCATGAGATGCACGGAGAGCTGGAAAAGCTCGTGCGCGTCGACCCATTGAGCGGGGCGCTCAATCGGCGCGGCCTCGCGGAGTTCGCGGAAAAAGCCTTCGCTGAGAATCGAAAGACCGGCCGTTTCTCGGTCATCGTCCTGGACGTCGACCGCTTCAAATCCATCAATGACAATTACGGGCACGCAGCGGGCGATCTGGTCATCGCCAGGGTTGCGGACATCACCCGTCAAATGCTCGGCTGCGACAGATGCGCCGTCGGCCGCCTCGGCGGCGACGAACTCGTGGCCTTGCTCGTCGGCAAGAATCTCGAAGAAACGATGAGTCTTGCGGAGAAGATGCGCGACGCGATCGAAAACACGATTCTGATCTACGACGACGTCTGCGTGAAGATCACCACCAGCATCGGCGTCTCTGCGGTCAGCGCGCGCGACCGCAATGCGGAGGCCGTGCTGAAGCGCGCCGATCAATCGCTCTACGCCGCCAAGACGGCGGGCCGGAACCGCGTCCGCGCGGCGGCCTGA
- a CDS encoding metallopeptidase family protein yields MADTNNLDWARLSAPSLTDMEALADAAFASLPEKFRRLCEGVVFRVEDFPDEETLEAMACETEFDLLGLFRGRGLIEGEHLSETGAEPNMVWLYRRPILDFWSESEDTLGDVVAHVLIHEIGHHFGLSDADMEQIESDAGARREG; encoded by the coding sequence ATGGCAGACACGAATAATCTCGATTGGGCGCGTTTGAGCGCGCCAAGTCTCACGGACATGGAAGCGCTGGCGGACGCCGCCTTCGCCTCTTTGCCCGAAAAGTTCAGGCGCTTATGCGAGGGCGTGGTCTTCCGCGTCGAGGACTTCCCGGATGAGGAAACGCTCGAGGCGATGGCCTGCGAGACGGAGTTCGATCTTCTCGGCCTCTTCCGGGGCCGCGGGCTGATCGAAGGTGAGCATCTCTCCGAGACAGGCGCCGAACCCAATATGGTTTGGCTTTACCGCCGGCCGATCCTCGATTTCTGGTCGGAAAGCGAAGACACGCTCGGCGATGTCGTCGCCCATGTGCTCATTCATGAAATTGGCCACCATTTCGGCCTGTCGGATGCAGATATGGAGCAAATCGAGAGCGATGCAGGCGCGCGGCGCGAGGGCTGA
- a CDS encoding EAL domain-containing protein: MFKLLRRETRDHEQLSKDLRRAATNGELRLVYQAIVDARSEETVAVEALCRWRHPTRGDIGPNVFIPLAEETGTIAALGEFVLRQACLDARSWPNVILSVNVSPKQFESPHFADKIRRTLLETGLPPTRLELELTENLLIADFDHAAEKMRALQDVGVRLALDDFGAGYSSLNYLLSLPFDKLKIDRLFVSKIDTGAASAAIIHAIVSIGRALGMHVTAEGVETAEQQQFLKVAGVHSFQGFRFCVPVAAVEISERLAAEDQARADALRQRARA, translated from the coding sequence ATGTTCAAGCTCCTGCGCAGGGAGACGCGAGACCACGAGCAATTGTCGAAAGATCTCCGCCGCGCCGCGACCAATGGCGAATTACGTCTTGTTTACCAGGCGATCGTCGACGCCAGGAGCGAAGAGACAGTCGCTGTGGAGGCGCTTTGCCGCTGGCGTCATCCGACGCGGGGCGACATCGGGCCAAATGTCTTCATTCCACTTGCTGAAGAAACGGGAACGATCGCCGCGCTCGGCGAATTCGTGCTGAGGCAAGCCTGCCTCGACGCCCGGAGCTGGCCGAACGTCATCCTCTCTGTGAACGTCTCTCCAAAGCAGTTCGAAAGCCCCCACTTCGCCGACAAGATCCGCAGAACGCTCCTGGAGACCGGTCTGCCGCCCACTCGTCTCGAACTGGAATTGACCGAAAATCTGCTCATCGCCGATTTCGATCACGCGGCCGAGAAGATGCGAGCGCTGCAGGATGTCGGCGTGCGCCTCGCGCTCGACGATTTTGGCGCGGGCTATTCGAGCCTCAATTATCTCCTGTCGCTGCCTTTCGACAAGCTGAAGATCGACCGGCTTTTCGTTTCGAAGATCGACACGGGCGCCGCGAGCGCGGCCATCATCCACGCGATCGTCAGCATTGGCCGGGCGTTGGGCATGCATGTCACCGCCGAAGGCGTCGAGACGGCCGAACAGCAGCAGTTTCTGAAAGTCGCGGGCGTCCATTCCTTCCAGGGATTCCGCTTCTGCGTTCCGGTCGCGGCGGTGGAAATTTCCGAACGGCTCGCGGCTGAAGATCAGGCGCGCGCCGATGCGTTGCGTCAGCGCGCTCGGGCCTGA